In Streptomyces violaceusniger Tu 4113, one DNA window encodes the following:
- a CDS encoding SDR family oxidoreductase translates to MSARRSLEGQVAVVTGAARGVGELLARKLSARGAKVALVGLEPEELKRVSKRLPTDSAHWHADVTDAEAMARVAGEVVERFGAVDIVCANAGVAQAGPFLDSDETAWRRVIEVNLLGSVTTARAFLPALIASRGYLLQIASLAALAPAPMMTAYCASKSGVEAFAHSLRAEVGHRGVRVGVGYLSWTDTDMVRGADQDEVMRELRQRLPWPAGRTYPLGPAVDRLVAGIERRSAHVYAQWWLRGMQSVRGYLPAFIHAVGRREMRRAEPRLAATREGRGGRLLGEGGAADEKARTADTERYQ, encoded by the coding sequence ATGAGTGCGCGCAGGAGCCTTGAGGGCCAGGTCGCGGTGGTGACGGGCGCGGCGCGGGGTGTCGGCGAGCTGCTCGCGCGCAAGCTCTCCGCCCGCGGTGCGAAGGTCGCGCTGGTGGGCCTGGAGCCCGAGGAGCTGAAGCGGGTCTCGAAGCGGCTGCCGACCGACTCCGCCCACTGGCATGCCGATGTCACCGATGCCGAGGCGATGGCACGGGTGGCGGGGGAGGTCGTGGAGCGGTTCGGCGCGGTGGACATCGTCTGTGCCAACGCGGGCGTGGCCCAGGCCGGTCCGTTCCTCGACTCCGACGAGACGGCCTGGCGCCGGGTGATCGAGGTCAATCTGCTGGGCAGCGTCACCACGGCCCGTGCCTTCCTGCCCGCGCTGATCGCGAGCCGCGGCTATCTGCTGCAGATCGCCTCGCTCGCCGCGCTCGCGCCCGCGCCCATGATGACGGCGTACTGCGCGTCCAAGTCGGGAGTCGAGGCGTTCGCCCACAGTCTGCGGGCCGAGGTGGGCCACCGTGGGGTGCGGGTCGGCGTGGGCTATCTGAGCTGGACGGACACCGATATGGTGCGCGGCGCCGACCAGGACGAGGTGATGCGTGAGCTGCGGCAGCGGCTGCCCTGGCCCGCGGGCCGCACCTATCCGCTGGGCCCGGCGGTGGACCGGCTGGTGGCAGGCATCGAGCGCCGGTCGGCGCATGTGTACGCGCAGTGGTGGCTGCGCGGTATGCAGTCGGTGCGCGGCTATCTGCCCGCGTTCATCCACGCCGTGGGGCGGCGCGAGATGCGCCGCGCCGAACCGCGGCTGGCGGCGACCCGGGAGGGGCGGGGCGGTCGTCTGCTGGGCGAGGGCGGCGCGGCGGACGAGAAGGCGCGCACGGCAGACACGGAGCGTTACCAGTAA
- a CDS encoding MMPL family transporter: protein MATFLYKLGRFAFRRRGFVALIWVALLAVAGVGAATASPPANDSFSIPGTEAQKAFDLLEQRFPGGNADGATARVVFRAPSGEKMTDPDNKAVVTKTVADLKASSPQVASVADPYQARAVSKDGSTAYILTSYKVNSMELKDPAKDGLKEAGEKAEKSGLKVQIGGDALQEMPETGSTEIIGIAISAVVLAITFGSLVAAGLPLLTALIGVGIGIASITALATTLGLSTTTSTLAMMIGLAVGIDYALFIVSRYRAELAEGRDREEAAGRAVGTAGSAVVFAGLTVVIALVGLAVVNIPMLTKMGFAAAGTVVIAVLIAISLIPAVLGFAGKRVFGRKARRRLEERLAAGPDASAEEKPNMGTRWARFVLRRPLMVLLVAVLGLGAAAVPAVSLELGLPDDGSQPVSSQKRQAYDAISDGFGPGYNGPLMVVVDAKGSDDAKGAAEQVRKTITRLDGVAGVSPATFNKAGDTATLTVISKYKPSSIDTENLVGDIRDEASGFKADTGAEVLVTGQTGMNIDISQKLNDALVPYLVLVVGLAFLLLMVVFRSVLVPLKAALGFLLSVVAALGAVVAVFQWGWLADLFGVEETGPIMSMMPIFMIGVVFGLAMDYEVFLVTRMREAYVHGERPGQAVVTGFRHGARVVTAAAVIMISVFAGFIGSSESMIKMIGFGLATAVLFDAFVVRMAIVPAVLALLGKAAWWLPRWLDRALPNVDVEGEGLRKQLEAPPVAQQRDSDPDAELTRV, encoded by the coding sequence GTGGCCACCTTCCTGTATAAACTCGGCCGGTTCGCCTTCCGGCGACGCGGCTTCGTCGCCCTGATATGGGTGGCGCTTCTCGCGGTCGCGGGCGTCGGCGCCGCCACCGCCTCCCCGCCCGCCAACGACAGCTTCTCCATTCCGGGCACCGAGGCCCAGAAGGCATTCGACCTGCTGGAACAGCGGTTCCCCGGAGGTAACGCGGACGGCGCCACCGCCCGTGTGGTCTTCCGCGCCCCGAGCGGCGAGAAGATGACCGACCCGGACAACAAGGCGGTGGTCACCAAGACCGTCGCCGACCTCAAGGCGAGCTCGCCGCAGGTCGCCTCGGTCGCCGACCCGTACCAGGCCCGGGCCGTCAGCAAGGACGGCTCCACGGCGTACATCCTGACCAGCTACAAGGTCAACTCCATGGAGCTGAAGGACCCCGCCAAGGACGGTCTGAAGGAGGCGGGGGAGAAGGCCGAGAAGTCGGGCCTGAAGGTGCAGATCGGCGGTGACGCGCTCCAGGAGATGCCGGAGACCGGATCGACCGAGATCATCGGCATCGCGATCTCCGCGGTCGTCCTCGCCATCACCTTCGGCTCGCTGGTCGCCGCCGGACTTCCGCTGCTGACCGCGCTCATCGGCGTCGGCATCGGCATCGCGTCGATCACCGCGCTCGCCACCACCCTGGGGCTGTCCACCACCACCTCGACACTGGCGATGATGATCGGCCTCGCGGTCGGCATCGACTACGCGCTGTTCATCGTCTCCCGCTACCGCGCGGAGCTGGCCGAGGGGCGGGACCGGGAGGAAGCCGCCGGACGGGCCGTGGGCACCGCGGGCTCCGCGGTCGTTTTCGCCGGCCTTACGGTGGTCATCGCGCTGGTCGGCCTCGCCGTCGTCAACATCCCGATGCTGACCAAGATGGGCTTCGCCGCGGCCGGTACGGTCGTCATCGCCGTCCTGATCGCGATCAGCCTCATCCCGGCGGTGCTGGGCTTCGCGGGCAAGCGGGTGTTCGGGCGCAAGGCGCGCCGGCGGCTGGAGGAGCGCCTTGCGGCGGGTCCGGACGCCTCCGCCGAGGAGAAGCCCAATATGGGCACCCGCTGGGCGCGTTTCGTGCTGCGCCGCCCGCTGATGGTGCTCCTGGTGGCCGTGCTCGGCCTCGGTGCGGCCGCCGTGCCCGCCGTCAGCCTGGAGCTCGGCCTGCCGGACGACGGCTCGCAGCCGGTCAGCAGCCAAAAGCGCCAGGCCTACGACGCGATCTCCGATGGCTTCGGCCCCGGCTACAACGGTCCGCTGATGGTGGTCGTCGATGCCAAGGGCAGCGATGATGCCAAGGGCGCGGCCGAGCAGGTCCGTAAGACCATCACCCGCCTGGACGGTGTGGCCGGGGTCAGCCCGGCCACGTTCAACAAGGCCGGTGACACCGCGACGCTCACCGTCATCTCCAAGTACAAGCCGAGCAGCATCGACACCGAGAACCTGGTCGGCGACATCCGGGACGAGGCGAGCGGCTTCAAGGCCGACACCGGCGCCGAGGTGCTGGTGACCGGCCAGACGGGGATGAACATCGACATCTCGCAGAAGCTCAACGACGCGCTGGTGCCCTATCTGGTGCTCGTCGTCGGACTGGCCTTCCTGCTGCTGATGGTCGTCTTCCGGTCCGTCCTGGTGCCGCTCAAGGCGGCGCTCGGCTTCCTGCTCTCCGTCGTCGCGGCGCTCGGCGCGGTGGTCGCGGTCTTCCAGTGGGGCTGGCTGGCGGATCTGTTCGGCGTCGAGGAGACCGGCCCGATCATGAGCATGATGCCGATCTTCATGATCGGTGTGGTGTTCGGTCTGGCGATGGACTACGAGGTCTTCCTGGTGACCCGGATGCGGGAGGCGTACGTCCACGGCGAGCGCCCCGGCCAGGCCGTCGTCACCGGCTTCCGGCACGGCGCCCGGGTGGTCACCGCGGCCGCGGTCATCATGATCAGCGTCTTCGCCGGGTTCATCGGCTCGTCCGAGTCGATGATCAAGATGATCGGCTTCGGCCTCGCCACCGCCGTCCTCTTCGACGCCTTCGTGGTCCGTATGGCCATCGTCCCGGCGGTCCTGGCCCTGCTCGGCAAGGCGGCCTGGTGGCTCCCGCGCTGGCTGGACCGGGCGCTGCCCAACGTGGACGTGGAGGGCGAGGGACTGCGCAAGCAGCTCGAGGCGCCCCCCGTGGCCCAGCAGCGCGACTCCGACCCGGACGCCGAGCTGACGCGCGTCTGA
- a CDS encoding alpha/beta fold hydrolase, which produces MRRLPSPTVGPYAPPVPESELTVVSADGSRLHTELHGPEDAPAVLLAHGWVCSTAFWAPVVRALSADHRVIVYDQRGHGRSPAPGPGGYSTHALADDLVAVLEATLPPGRRAVLAGHSMGGMTLMAAADRLALRERAAAVVLCSTGASRLVDRSRVVPLRSPRARARVHRVLLGSRAPLGPVTPLAKRLVRYVTMGPGADPAAVDMCARILHACPRAVRGGWGRVLLDLELEASIGELTLPTAVIVGTADRLTPPEHADALAAALPHCTGLIELPGLGHMTPVEDPEAVTGVIRGLVEEFGTSHPTTAVEAKEQTT; this is translated from the coding sequence GTGAGGCGGCTTCCTTCCCCGACCGTCGGGCCGTACGCCCCGCCCGTCCCGGAGAGCGAGTTGACGGTCGTCTCGGCCGACGGGAGCCGGCTCCACACGGAGCTGCACGGCCCCGAGGACGCCCCGGCGGTCCTGCTCGCGCACGGCTGGGTCTGCTCCACGGCCTTCTGGGCGCCGGTGGTGCGCGCCCTCTCGGCCGACCACCGGGTGATCGTCTACGACCAGCGCGGCCATGGCCGCAGCCCGGCCCCGGGGCCCGGCGGCTACAGCACCCACGCCCTGGCCGACGACCTGGTGGCGGTGCTGGAAGCGACCCTTCCGCCCGGTCGGCGGGCCGTGCTGGCGGGCCACTCCATGGGCGGGATGACGCTGATGGCCGCGGCCGACCGCCTCGCGCTGCGCGAGCGCGCGGCCGCCGTGGTGCTGTGCAGCACGGGCGCCTCGCGGCTGGTGGACCGGTCGCGGGTGGTGCCGCTGCGCTCCCCGCGGGCACGGGCGCGGGTGCACCGCGTGCTCCTCGGCTCACGCGCCCCCCTGGGCCCGGTCACCCCGCTCGCCAAGCGGCTGGTGCGCTACGTCACGATGGGCCCCGGCGCCGACCCGGCCGCGGTGGACATGTGCGCGCGGATCCTGCACGCCTGCCCCCGCGCCGTACGCGGCGGATGGGGCCGCGTCCTGCTCGACCTCGAACTGGAGGCGAGCATCGGCGAGCTGACCCTGCCCACGGCCGTCATCGTCGGCACCGCCGACCGGCTCACCCCGCCCGAGCACGCCGACGCCCTGGCCGCCGCGCTGCCGCACTGCACCGGCCTCATCGAGCTCCCGGGGCTCGGCCATATGACCCCGGTGGAGGACCCCGAGGCGGTCACCGGAGTGATCCGCGGCCTGGTCGAGGAGTTCGGGACGTCCCACCCCACAACAGCGGTTGAAGCGAAGGAGCAGACGACATGA
- a CDS encoding TetR/AcrR family transcriptional regulator, which produces MPAMDQATEDRDTARVRRSRLSPERERELYEAVVELLGEVGYDGLTMDAVATRTHSSKATLYRQWKGKPQLVATALRHTKPVLLEGVDTGTLRGDLQEIVRCSESARERDAALMRGLAHASHDNPDLHEALRELLIYPEIDALNALLRRAVDRGEIAPDRPALNFVVHMVCGAFIARPLVDGQQPDQTYLLEYIDAVILPALGAA; this is translated from the coding sequence ATGCCGGCCATGGACCAGGCAACGGAGGACCGGGACACCGCCCGGGTGCGTCGCAGCCGACTCTCCCCCGAGCGCGAGCGGGAGTTGTACGAGGCGGTGGTGGAGCTGCTCGGCGAGGTGGGGTACGACGGTCTGACGATGGACGCCGTCGCGACCCGTACGCACTCCAGCAAGGCCACCCTCTACCGCCAGTGGAAAGGCAAGCCGCAACTGGTCGCGACCGCGCTGCGGCACACCAAGCCCGTTCTGCTCGAGGGTGTCGACACCGGAACGCTCCGCGGGGATCTGCAGGAGATCGTGCGGTGCTCGGAGAGCGCCCGGGAGCGGGACGCCGCGCTGATGAGGGGACTCGCCCACGCAAGCCACGACAACCCGGACCTTCATGAGGCCCTGCGAGAGTTGTTGATCTATCCCGAGATCGACGCGCTCAACGCGCTGCTGAGGCGCGCCGTCGACCGCGGCGAAATCGCCCCGGACCGGCCCGCCTTGAACTTCGTCGTGCACATGGTGTGCGGCGCGTTCATCGCCCGACCGCTCGTCGACGGTCAGCAGCCGGACCAGACGTATCTCCTGGAGTACATCGACGCCGTGATCCTCCCCGCGCTCGGCGCCGCGTAG
- the cbiQ gene encoding cobalt ECF transporter T component CbiQ: MGAGHAHKLYRAGRSPVHALPPHCKIAAVFCFVLVVVSTPREAAWAFGAYALLLAGVAAAARIPAGYLLRRLLIEIPFVAFAVLMPFIAEGPRVAVLGMSLSESGLWSAWNILAKGTLGVAASVLLASTTELRALLLGLQRLRMPSLLVQIASFMIRYGDVISDEMRRMRIARQSRGFEARGVRHWGVLASSAGALFIRSYERGERVHLAMVSRGYTGTMPVIDDVTASRAQWTHAAALPLTALAVCLTGWMLP; this comes from the coding sequence ATGGGCGCGGGACACGCGCACAAGCTCTACCGGGCGGGCCGGTCGCCCGTCCACGCCCTCCCCCCGCACTGCAAGATCGCGGCCGTCTTCTGCTTCGTCCTCGTCGTCGTCTCCACGCCCCGCGAGGCCGCCTGGGCCTTCGGGGCGTACGCGCTGCTGCTGGCCGGGGTGGCGGCGGCGGCCCGGATACCGGCCGGGTATCTGCTGCGGCGGCTGCTGATCGAGATCCCGTTCGTGGCCTTCGCCGTGCTGATGCCGTTCATCGCGGAGGGCCCGCGGGTGGCCGTGCTGGGGATGTCGCTCAGCGAGTCCGGGCTGTGGAGCGCCTGGAACATCCTCGCCAAGGGCACCCTCGGCGTCGCCGCCTCCGTCCTCCTGGCCTCCACGACCGAGCTGCGCGCCCTGCTGCTGGGGCTACAGCGGCTGCGGATGCCCTCGCTGCTGGTGCAGATCGCCTCGTTCATGATCCGCTACGGGGACGTCATCTCCGATGAGATGCGCCGGATGCGGATCGCCCGCCAGTCACGCGGGTTCGAGGCGCGCGGGGTCCGCCACTGGGGGGTGCTCGCCTCCTCGGCCGGGGCGCTGTTCATCCGCTCGTACGAACGGGGCGAACGGGTCCACCTGGCGATGGTCAGCCGGGGCTATACGGGCACCATGCCGGTGATCGACGATGTGACGGCGTCCCGTGCCCAGTGGACGCACGCCGCCGCCCTCCCGCTGACCGCGCTTGCGGTCTGCCTGACCGGATGGATGCTCCCATGA
- a CDS encoding energy-coupling factor ABC transporter permease, which yields MHVPDGFIDAPVSAVAGVVAAGAVAVSLRGARRELDERTAPLAGLVAAFIFAVQMLNFPVAAGTSGHLLGGALAAILVGPYTGVLCVSVVLLMQGVLFADGGLTALGVNITDMALVTTVVAYAIFRTIVKLAPHRRRTVTVASFVAALVSVPAAAVAFTAIYALGGTADVAIGKVFAAMVGVHVLIGIGEAAITALTVGAVVAVRPDLVYGARGVTARPLEIRDSPLAPAAPGAVARAGAPAAESSTASSEAPQTPASETRETSATREPAAVPQRSARRVWLAGLAAALLCAGVVSFYASASPDGLEKVAHDKGIDAKEEDHGAKDSPLADYGVKDISDARLSGGLAGVIGVGATLAVGSGVFIVVRRRRATAESGRG from the coding sequence ATGCATGTGCCCGACGGATTCATCGACGCGCCGGTGTCGGCGGTGGCCGGTGTGGTCGCCGCCGGGGCCGTCGCGGTCAGTTTGCGCGGTGCCCGGCGGGAGCTCGACGAGCGGACCGCGCCGCTGGCCGGGCTGGTGGCGGCGTTCATCTTCGCCGTGCAGATGCTCAACTTCCCCGTCGCCGCCGGGACCAGCGGGCATCTGCTGGGCGGGGCGCTGGCCGCGATACTCGTGGGGCCGTATACGGGGGTGCTGTGCGTCTCCGTGGTGCTGCTGATGCAGGGCGTCCTGTTCGCGGACGGCGGCCTTACGGCGCTCGGCGTCAACATCACGGACATGGCCCTGGTCACCACGGTCGTGGCGTACGCGATCTTCCGCACGATCGTGAAACTGGCCCCGCATCGCCGCCGTACGGTCACCGTCGCGTCCTTTGTGGCGGCGCTGGTCTCCGTACCGGCCGCGGCGGTGGCCTTCACGGCGATCTACGCGCTCGGCGGCACGGCCGATGTGGCGATCGGCAAGGTCTTCGCGGCGATGGTCGGGGTGCATGTGCTGATCGGCATCGGCGAGGCGGCGATCACCGCGCTGACCGTCGGTGCCGTGGTGGCCGTACGGCCGGATCTGGTCTACGGGGCGCGGGGGGTGACCGCGCGTCCGCTGGAGATCCGCGACAGCCCGCTGGCCCCGGCCGCTCCGGGAGCGGTGGCCCGGGCCGGGGCACCGGCGGCCGAATCCTCGACGGCGAGTTCCGAGGCGCCTCAGACCCCCGCCTCCGAGACTCGCGAGACCTCCGCGACCCGCGAGCCCGCCGCCGTGCCGCAGCGGTCGGCGCGGCGCGTATGGCTGGCCGGGCTCGCGGCCGCGCTGCTGTGCGCCGGGGTCGTGAGCTTCTACGCCTCCGCCAGTCCCGACGGGCTGGAGAAGGTCGCCCATGACAAGGGGATCGACGCGAAGGAAGAGGACCACGGCGCCAAGGACTCCCCGCTCGCCGACTACGGCGTCAAGGACATCTCCGACGCCCGGCTCTCCGGCGGGCTCGCCGGGGTGATCGGCGTGGGGGCCACCCTCGCCGTCGGGTCCGGGGTCTTCATCGTCGTACGGCGGCGCCGGGCGACGGCCGAGAGCGGGCGGGGCTGA
- a CDS encoding energy-coupling factor ABC transporter ATP-binding protein, producing MTDPATTPPSLQVAGLAYAYPDGHQALFGVDLTVARGERVALLGPNGAGKTTLVLHLNGILTAGAGTVTVAGLPVAKAHLAEIRRRVGIVFQDPDDQLFMPTVREDVAFGPAAAGLRGPELEERVRRALERVGMAEFADRPPHHLSFGQRRRVAVATVLAMEPEILVLDEPSSNLDPASRRELADILRSLEVTVLMVTHDLPYALELCPRSVVLSGGVIAADGGTQELLCDEELMREHRLELPFGFDPRSVTAPVR from the coding sequence ATGACCGACCCCGCCACCACCCCGCCGTCCCTCCAGGTGGCCGGTCTGGCCTATGCGTACCCCGACGGCCATCAGGCCCTCTTCGGCGTCGATCTGACCGTGGCCCGCGGCGAGCGCGTCGCGCTGCTCGGCCCCAACGGCGCGGGCAAGACCACGCTCGTGCTGCACCTCAACGGCATCCTTACGGCGGGCGCCGGGACCGTCACGGTCGCGGGGCTGCCCGTGGCGAAGGCGCATCTGGCCGAGATCCGCCGCCGGGTGGGCATCGTCTTCCAGGACCCGGACGACCAGCTCTTCATGCCGACCGTGCGCGAGGACGTGGCCTTCGGCCCGGCCGCGGCCGGGCTGCGCGGCCCGGAGCTGGAGGAGCGGGTGCGCCGCGCCCTGGAGCGGGTCGGAATGGCGGAGTTCGCCGACCGGCCGCCCCACCACCTCTCCTTCGGGCAGCGCCGGCGGGTGGCCGTGGCGACCGTGCTGGCCATGGAGCCGGAGATCCTGGTCCTGGACGAGCCCTCGTCCAACCTCGACCCGGCCTCGCGCCGCGAACTCGCCGACATCCTGCGCTCCCTGGAGGTGACCGTGCTGATGGTCACCCACGATCTGCCGTACGCGCTGGAGCTGTGCCCGCGCTCGGTGGTGCTCAGCGGCGGGGTGATCGCGGCGGACGGCGGGACGCAGGAGCTGCTGTGCGACGAGGAGCTCATGCGCGAGCACCGGCTGGAGCTCCCCTTTGGCTTCGATCCCCGCTCGGTGACGGCGCCGGTGAGGTGA
- a CDS encoding S41 family peptidase, with protein MGGVEPYRSDDDLAYLRFPHLHGDLLCFAAEDDLWVAPLTAPDGPTGRAWRLTVDRTRVGPARFSPDGSQIAFTTWRSLDPEIYLVPAAGGPARRLTYWGSTDAQVCGWTPPDQDGVSQILAVSSHEQPFSHFSWAYTLPTDGSPGGRLPWGPVADIAVADLDGERRTLLLTGKPPHEPATWKRYRGGATGRLWLHGTRLAEELNGHLDAAMFVGGRIAFLSDHEGIGNLYSCLPDGTDLRRHTDHADFYARHASTDGSRVVYQCAGELWLVDDLGPDGVPRKLDVRLGGARTGRRPYQVPAASHIDSLSVDATGRASAVCVRGSLYWLTHRDGPARTLADSPGVRVRLPVMLGSTGRVAYLTDAEGEDAIEIAQLPRASGPGEPRRLAAGLLGRVHELESSPDGDLLAVAAGDGRLLLVDTSADGDGEVTELIRSDNGPVGDLAFSPDSAWLAWSHPGIGRTLRSIKIARLADRTIVDVTNGRFEDEEPVFTSDGRYLAFLSWRGFDPVYDVHTGDLSFPLGCRPYLVPLSSATPSPFALSPEGRPAAGGLDPDDSGDDGDGTVTVEVEGLASRVTAFPVSASKYSSLHPVSGGGLVWLRWPISGALGETFANPAETSSRPTLEHFDLAKAKRTELTSELDWFAVSGDGTRLVAYDDGDLRAMPATETGDSDSTVHLDMRRIQHTVDPAAAWRQAYDEAGRITRHYFWDPGMCGVDWDGVLDQYRPLIERVASPEEFADLLRETLGELGTSHAYVAAARRNEGPPHYQRPMGLLGANLTRTKDGRWAVARILPGESSDSRARSPLAGLGIRDGAVLTHVDGRPVDPVAGPFPLLTAAGGTTVELTFEPPDGEGPARRVAVCPLIDDRPLRYQDWVAQRRAVVRELSGGRCGYLHIPDMGGSGWAQFNRDLRREMSLPALIVDVRGNAGGNISELVVEKLTRKVMGWDLTRNAQPVSYSSNAPRGPIVAVADEATSSDGDMITAAFKIQGIGPVVGLRTWGGVVGMTGRHRLGDGTSITVPMNAAWFDAYGWGVENHGVEPDIEAPRSPVDWAEGRAPQLGVAVRTALDLLERHPAATPPDYSDVPDLRRPQLPPRGGSKPSRKGSKSSRKGSKPPRKGK; from the coding sequence ATGGGTGGGGTGGAGCCTTACAGAAGCGACGACGACCTGGCGTACCTGCGATTTCCGCATCTGCACGGCGACTTGCTGTGCTTCGCGGCCGAGGACGATCTGTGGGTCGCCCCGCTGACCGCCCCCGACGGGCCCACGGGGCGGGCCTGGCGGCTGACCGTGGACCGTACGCGTGTCGGACCTGCCCGCTTCTCCCCCGACGGCTCCCAGATCGCGTTCACCACCTGGCGCAGCCTGGACCCGGAGATCTATCTCGTCCCCGCGGCCGGCGGCCCGGCCCGCCGGCTGACCTACTGGGGCAGTACGGACGCCCAGGTCTGCGGCTGGACCCCGCCGGACCAGGACGGCGTCTCCCAGATCCTCGCGGTCTCCTCCCATGAGCAGCCGTTCTCCCACTTCTCCTGGGCCTACACCCTGCCCACCGACGGCAGCCCCGGCGGACGGCTGCCCTGGGGGCCGGTGGCCGATATCGCGGTGGCCGACCTCGACGGCGAGCGCCGCACCCTGCTGCTGACCGGCAAGCCGCCGCATGAGCCCGCCACCTGGAAGCGCTACCGGGGCGGTGCGACGGGCCGGCTGTGGCTGCACGGCACCCGGCTCGCGGAGGAGCTGAACGGCCATCTGGACGCGGCGATGTTCGTCGGCGGCCGGATCGCCTTCCTCTCCGACCACGAAGGCATCGGCAATCTCTACTCCTGTCTGCCCGACGGCACCGATCTGCGCCGCCACACCGACCACGCCGACTTCTACGCACGCCACGCCTCCACCGACGGCTCCCGCGTCGTCTACCAGTGCGCGGGCGAGCTGTGGCTGGTGGACGACCTGGGCCCGGACGGCGTGCCGCGCAAGCTGGACGTACGGCTGGGCGGGGCGCGGACCGGGCGGCGGCCCTACCAGGTGCCGGCCGCCTCGCATATCGACTCGCTGTCGGTGGACGCCACGGGCCGGGCCAGCGCGGTGTGCGTCCGCGGCAGCCTGTACTGGCTCACCCACCGCGACGGCCCCGCCCGCACCCTCGCCGACAGCCCGGGCGTCCGGGTGCGGCTGCCCGTGATGCTGGGCTCGACCGGCCGGGTCGCGTACCTCACCGACGCGGAGGGCGAGGACGCCATCGAGATCGCGCAGCTACCCCGGGCCAGCGGCCCCGGCGAGCCGCGCCGGCTGGCCGCCGGGCTGCTGGGCCGGGTGCATGAGCTGGAGTCCTCGCCGGACGGCGACCTGCTCGCGGTCGCCGCGGGCGACGGGCGGCTGCTGCTGGTGGACACCTCCGCCGACGGGGACGGCGAGGTCACCGAGCTGATCCGGTCGGACAACGGCCCGGTGGGCGACCTGGCCTTCTCCCCCGACTCGGCATGGCTCGCCTGGTCCCACCCCGGGATAGGCCGCACCCTGCGCTCGATCAAGATCGCGCGGCTGGCCGACCGGACCATAGTGGACGTGACCAATGGGCGGTTCGAGGACGAGGAGCCGGTCTTCACCAGCGACGGCCGCTATCTCGCCTTCCTCTCCTGGCGCGGCTTCGACCCGGTCTACGACGTGCACACCGGCGACCTCTCCTTCCCGCTGGGCTGCCGCCCCTATCTCGTACCGCTGTCCTCCGCCACCCCCTCGCCGTTCGCGCTCTCCCCCGAGGGGCGCCCGGCGGCGGGCGGGCTGGACCCGGACGACAGCGGGGACGACGGCGACGGCACGGTGACGGTCGAGGTGGAGGGGCTGGCCAGCCGGGTCACGGCCTTCCCGGTGTCCGCGTCCAAGTACTCCTCGCTGCACCCGGTCAGCGGCGGCGGACTGGTGTGGCTGCGCTGGCCGATCTCGGGCGCGCTCGGCGAGACGTTCGCCAACCCGGCCGAGACCTCGAGCCGCCCCACCCTGGAACACTTCGACCTGGCGAAGGCCAAGCGGACCGAACTCACCAGTGAGCTGGACTGGTTCGCGGTCAGCGGCGACGGCACCCGGCTGGTGGCCTACGACGACGGCGATCTGCGCGCGATGCCCGCCACCGAGACCGGCGACAGCGACTCCACGGTCCACCTCGACATGCGGCGGATCCAGCACACCGTCGATCCGGCGGCCGCGTGGCGGCAGGCGTACGACGAGGCCGGGCGCATCACCCGGCACTACTTCTGGGACCCGGGGATGTGCGGTGTCGACTGGGACGGGGTGCTCGACCAGTACCGCCCGCTGATCGAACGGGTCGCCTCGCCCGAGGAGTTCGCCGATCTGCTCCGCGAGACCCTCGGCGAGCTGGGCACCTCGCACGCCTACGTCGCCGCCGCACGCCGCAACGAGGGCCCGCCCCACTACCAGCGCCCCATGGGACTCCTCGGCGCCAACCTCACCCGGACCAAGGACGGCCGGTGGGCGGTGGCCCGCATCCTGCCCGGTGAGTCCTCCGACTCCCGGGCCCGCTCGCCGCTGGCCGGTCTGGGCATCCGGGACGGCGCCGTCCTCACCCATGTCGACGGGCGCCCGGTGGACCCGGTGGCCGGTCCGTTCCCGCTGCTGACGGCCGCGGGCGGCACGACGGTGGAGCTGACCTTCGAGCCGCCGGACGGTGAGGGACCGGCGCGCCGGGTCGCGGTCTGCCCGCTGATCGACGACCGGCCGCTGCGCTACCAGGACTGGGTCGCCCAGCGCCGGGCCGTGGTACGGGAGTTGAGCGGCGGGCGGTGCGGCTATCTCCACATCCCCGACATGGGCGGCTCCGGCTGGGCGCAGTTCAACCGCGATCTGCGCCGCGAGATGTCGCTGCCCGCGCTGATCGTGGACGTCCGGGGCAACGCGGGCGGCAACATCAGCGAGCTGGTGGTGGAGAAGCTCACCCGCAAGGTCATGGGCTGGGACCTCACCCGCAACGCCCAGCCCGTGTCGTACTCCAGCAACGCGCCGCGCGGGCCGATCGTCGCGGTCGCCGACGAGGCGACCTCCTCCGACGGCGACATGATCACCGCGGCCTTCAAGATCCAGGGCATCGGCCCGGTGGTGGGGCTGCGCACCTGGGGCGGGGTGGTCGGGATGACCGGCCGTCACCGCCTCGGCGACGGCACCTCGATCACGGTGCCGATGAACGCCGCGTGGTTCGACGCCTACGGCTGGGGCGTGGAGAACCACGGTGTGGAGCCGGACATCGAGGCGCCGCGCTCCCCCGTGGACTGGGCGGAGGGCCGCGCTCCGCAGCTCGGGGTCGCCGTCCGTACGGCGCTCGATCTGCTGGAGCGGCATCCGGCCGCGACCCCGCCGGACTACTCGGACGTCCCCGATCTGCGCCGTCCCCAACTGCCGCCGCGCGGGGGAAGTAAGCCGTCTCGGAAGGGAAGCAAGTCCTCGCGCAAGGGAAGCAAGCCGCCCCGCAAGGGGAAGTGA